One window from the genome of Micromonospora aurantiaca ATCC 27029 encodes:
- a CDS encoding polyprenyl synthetase family protein: MTVTVAPTDPALLRGRFDAALAAFLDAREPDRPDDGTGAVHTAVRWFVLAGGKRMRPLFCYWGWRGFGGPDAAPIVVAAASLELFHAFALIHDDIVDRSDRRRGAPTLHRFFAELHAASGWPGDPVAYGRQAAVLCGDLCATWSAQMFHGCGLPPERLRRGHVLLARMRSEVIAGEYLDVVGAAGDGSVANALTVVRLKTARYTVTRPVQIGAALAGAAPEEVAALAGFGDPLGDAFQLRDDLLGVFGDPSVTGKSNLDDLREGKPTVLLALARASASPAGAARLGELVGDPGLDQSAAAEVRGIVEESGAREAVERMIRTRADAALVALDALPLAEPARRVLAALAERAVDRHE, encoded by the coding sequence ATGACCGTAACCGTCGCACCGACCGATCCGGCCCTGCTGCGGGGCCGCTTCGACGCCGCGCTAGCCGCGTTCCTGGACGCGAGAGAGCCGGATCGGCCGGACGACGGTACGGGGGCCGTCCACACCGCTGTGCGCTGGTTCGTCCTGGCCGGCGGTAAGCGGATGCGGCCGTTGTTCTGTTACTGGGGCTGGCGGGGGTTCGGTGGCCCGGACGCCGCGCCGATCGTGGTCGCCGCGGCGTCGCTGGAGCTGTTCCACGCGTTCGCGCTGATCCACGACGACATCGTGGACCGCAGCGACCGCCGCCGGGGCGCGCCGACGCTGCACCGGTTCTTCGCCGAGCTGCACGCCGCGTCCGGCTGGCCGGGCGACCCGGTGGCGTACGGGCGACAGGCCGCGGTGCTCTGCGGCGACCTCTGCGCCACCTGGTCGGCGCAGATGTTCCACGGGTGCGGGTTGCCGCCCGAGCGGCTGCGCCGGGGGCACGTGCTGCTGGCCCGGATGCGCTCGGAGGTGATCGCGGGGGAGTACCTGGACGTGGTCGGGGCGGCCGGGGACGGCTCGGTGGCGAACGCGCTCACAGTGGTACGGCTGAAGACGGCCCGCTACACGGTGACCCGTCCGGTGCAGATCGGTGCCGCGCTCGCCGGTGCGGCGCCGGAGGAGGTGGCCGCGCTGGCCGGGTTCGGCGACCCGCTCGGGGACGCGTTCCAGCTGCGCGACGACCTGCTCGGCGTCTTCGGTGACCCGTCGGTGACCGGCAAGTCCAACCTGGACGACCTGCGTGAGGGCAAGCCGACGGTGCTGCTGGCGCTGGCCCGGGCGTCCGCCTCGCCGGCCGGTGCGGCCCGGCTGGGGGAGCTGGTCGGCGATCCCGGCCTCGACCAGTCGGCCGCGGCCGAGGTGCGGGGCATCGTCGAGGAGTCCGGTGCCCGGGAGGCGGTGGAGCGGATGATCCGTACCCGGGCCGACGCGGCACTTGTCGCGCTGGACGCGTTGCCGCTGGCGGAACCGGCGCGGCGGGTGCTGGCGGCGCTCGCGGAGCGGGCGGTCGACCGCCACGAGTGA
- a CDS encoding alkaline phosphatase family protein, translating into MSRRLVVLDVVGLTPRLLAHMPRLRAVADAGFAAELGTVLPAVTCSAQSTFLTGELPAGHGVVGNGWYFRDLGEVLLWRQHNGLVGGEKVWQAARRVEPGYRVANVCWWYAMGADVDWTVTPRPVYHADGRKEPDCWTDPPELRDTLTDALGTFPLFSYWGPGAGLPSSAWISRAAQRILADHAPDLTLVYLPHLDYDLQRFGPSGPQAAAAAAELDTVLGPLLDAARERDATVVALSEYGITDVSRPVDVNRMLRAEGLLRVYTQAGMEYLDPWTSRAFAVADHQVAHVYVEDPADVPAVAKLCASLPGVAEVLDAAGQAGYGLDHPRSGELVLVAEPDAWFTYYYWLDDARAPDFARLVEIHRKPGYDPAELFFDPAAPGAAKRRAAVALARKKLGLRYLMSVVGLDAGARAVRGSHGRLPVDPADGPVLLCSDRAAIRPRVEATDVKALLLELAGLAREAP; encoded by the coding sequence GTGAGCCGGCGGCTCGTGGTGCTCGACGTGGTCGGTCTGACGCCGCGGTTGCTGGCGCACATGCCCCGGCTGCGCGCAGTGGCCGACGCCGGGTTCGCCGCCGAGCTGGGCACCGTGCTGCCGGCGGTGACCTGCTCGGCGCAGTCCACGTTCCTCACCGGCGAGCTGCCCGCCGGGCACGGCGTGGTGGGCAACGGCTGGTACTTCCGCGACCTGGGCGAGGTGCTGCTCTGGCGGCAGCACAACGGGCTCGTCGGCGGCGAGAAGGTGTGGCAGGCGGCCCGCCGCGTCGAGCCGGGCTACCGGGTGGCGAACGTCTGCTGGTGGTACGCGATGGGCGCGGACGTGGACTGGACGGTCACGCCGCGCCCGGTCTACCACGCCGACGGGCGCAAGGAGCCCGACTGCTGGACCGACCCGCCCGAGCTGCGGGACACCCTCACCGACGCGCTCGGCACGTTCCCGCTGTTCAGCTACTGGGGGCCGGGTGCCGGGCTGCCGTCCTCGGCGTGGATCAGCCGGGCGGCGCAGCGCATCCTCGCCGATCACGCTCCCGACCTGACGCTGGTCTACCTGCCGCACCTGGACTACGACCTGCAACGCTTCGGCCCGTCCGGCCCGCAGGCCGCCGCCGCGGCGGCGGAGCTGGACACCGTGCTCGGTCCGCTGCTCGACGCCGCGCGGGAGCGGGACGCCACAGTGGTGGCGTTGTCCGAGTACGGCATCACCGACGTGTCCCGCCCGGTGGACGTGAACCGGATGCTGCGCGCCGAAGGGCTGTTGCGGGTCTACACCCAGGCCGGGATGGAATATCTCGACCCGTGGACGTCGCGGGCGTTCGCGGTGGCCGACCACCAGGTGGCGCACGTCTACGTCGAGGATCCGGCGGACGTGCCGGCGGTGGCGAAGCTCTGCGCGTCGCTGCCGGGCGTGGCCGAGGTGCTCGACGCCGCCGGGCAGGCCGGGTACGGGCTGGATCACCCCCGCTCGGGTGAGCTGGTGCTGGTGGCCGAGCCGGACGCCTGGTTCACGTACTACTACTGGCTCGACGACGCGCGGGCGCCCGACTTCGCCCGGCTGGTGGAGATCCACCGCAAGCCCGGCTACGACCCGGCCGAGCTGTTCTTCGACCCGGCCGCGCCGGGTGCGGCGAAGCGCCGCGCGGCGGTGGCGCTGGCCCGCAAGAAGCTCGGGTTGCGCTACCTGATGTCAGTGGTGGGGCTGGACGCGGGCGCGCGTGCGGTGCGTGGTTCACACGGGCGCCTGCCCGTCGACCCGGCGGACGGCCCGGTGCTGCTCTGCTCCGACCGGGCCGCGATCCGGCCCCGGGTGGAGGCCACCGATGTGAAGGCGTTGCTGCTCGAACTCGCCGGACTGGCCAGGGAGGCACCATGA
- the eboE gene encoding metabolite traffic protein EboE, with protein MRLRHADGTTVHLGYCTNVHPAEDLPGIVAQLDTYAVAVRRALDVDRLGLGLWLAAPVAAALAADPPARRRLRHELAVRGLEVVTLNGFPYAAFQAPVVKGAVYHPDWTTPQRSAYTLDLARVLADLLPDDAVRGSISTLPIAWRTPWDAGRAATARRRLDALAEGLAAVQRETGRVIRVGFEPEPGCLVESTGQAREVFSDMDTDRLGICVDLAHLACAWEQPADALAGLRAAGLPVVKVQVSAAVEAPDPPAANAALRRFVEPRFLHQTRAADCAGAADPADPAYAADDLDAALDARLPGAWRVHYHVPLHAPPEPPLRSTAPVLREALAALYAGPVAGCDHLDVETYTWGVLPEARRPRGDAELAAGIAAELAFARDELTALGLATTVGAPS; from the coding sequence ATGCGGCTGCGCCACGCCGACGGCACGACCGTCCATCTCGGCTACTGCACGAACGTGCACCCGGCCGAGGACCTGCCGGGCATCGTCGCCCAGCTCGACACGTACGCGGTGGCGGTCCGCCGGGCGCTCGACGTGGACCGGCTCGGGCTCGGACTCTGGCTGGCCGCGCCGGTGGCCGCCGCGCTCGCCGCCGACCCGCCGGCCCGGCGCCGGCTGCGCCACGAGCTGGCGGTACGCGGGCTGGAGGTGGTCACGCTCAACGGCTTCCCGTACGCCGCGTTCCAGGCCCCTGTGGTCAAGGGCGCGGTGTACCACCCGGACTGGACCACGCCGCAACGGTCGGCGTACACGCTGGACCTGGCCCGGGTTCTCGCCGACCTGCTGCCCGACGACGCCGTCCGGGGTTCGATCTCGACGCTGCCGATCGCCTGGCGCACCCCGTGGGACGCCGGGCGGGCCGCCACCGCCCGGCGTCGCCTGGACGCGCTGGCCGAGGGCCTGGCCGCCGTGCAGCGGGAGACCGGCCGGGTGATCCGGGTCGGCTTCGAACCGGAACCGGGCTGTCTGGTGGAGTCGACGGGACAAGCACGCGAGGTATTCTCAGACATGGATACCGACCGGCTCGGGATCTGCGTGGATCTCGCGCACCTGGCGTGTGCCTGGGAGCAGCCGGCGGATGCCCTGGCCGGGCTGCGTGCCGCCGGTCTCCCCGTGGTGAAGGTCCAGGTGTCCGCAGCGGTCGAGGCCCCTGACCCGCCCGCCGCGAACGCGGCGCTGCGCCGGTTCGTCGAACCGCGCTTCCTGCACCAGACGCGGGCTGCCGATTGCGCAGGCGCCGCCGATCCGGCCGATCCGGCGTACGCGGCCGACGACCTCGACGCCGCGCTCGACGCGCGGCTGCCCGGGGCGTGGCGGGTGCACTACCACGTGCCGTTGCACGCACCGCCCGAGCCGCCGCTGCGCTCCACAGCGCCGGTGCTGCGCGAGGCGCTGGCCGCGTTGTACGCCGGTCCCGTCGCCGGCTGCGACCACCTCGACGTCGAGACGTACACCTGGGGGGTGCTGCCGGAGGCGCGGCGGCCGCGCGGCGACGCGGAGCTGGCCGCCGGCATCGCCGCCGAGCTGGCGTTCGCCCGCGACGAGCTGACCGCGCTCGGCCTGGCCACGACGGTGGGGGCGCCCTCGTGA
- a CDS encoding TatD family hydrolase, translating into MRIFDPHIHMTSRTTDDYERMAAAGVRAVVEPAFWLGQPRTSVDSFVDYFDSLIGWEPFRAGQFGIRHHATVALNPKEANDPRCRPVLDLLPRYLDKDGVVAVGEIGYDAMTPAEDAALAGQLALAVAHDLPALVHTPHRDKARGVERTLAVVAESGIAPGRVLVDHLNEVTVELVRDTGCWLGFSIYPETKMSPPRMVELLKRYGTERMLVNSAADWGRSDPLLTRATGEAMLLAGFDADDVDRVLWRNPVEFYGQSGRLDLTDLETSDPTFAGNSIARGGQ; encoded by the coding sequence ATGCGCATCTTCGACCCGCACATCCACATGACGTCCCGCACCACCGACGACTACGAGCGGATGGCCGCCGCGGGCGTCCGCGCGGTGGTCGAGCCGGCGTTCTGGCTGGGCCAGCCGCGTACGAGCGTGGACAGCTTCGTGGACTACTTCGACTCGCTGATCGGGTGGGAGCCGTTCCGGGCCGGCCAGTTCGGCATCCGGCACCACGCCACTGTGGCGCTGAACCCGAAGGAGGCGAACGACCCGCGCTGCCGCCCGGTGCTCGACCTGCTGCCCCGCTACCTGGACAAGGACGGCGTGGTGGCGGTCGGCGAGATCGGTTACGACGCGATGACGCCGGCCGAGGACGCCGCGCTGGCCGGTCAGCTCGCCCTGGCCGTCGCGCACGACCTGCCGGCGCTGGTGCACACGCCGCACCGGGACAAGGCGCGCGGCGTCGAGCGGACGCTCGCGGTGGTCGCCGAGTCGGGCATCGCGCCGGGACGGGTGCTCGTCGACCACCTCAACGAGGTGACCGTCGAGCTGGTCCGGGACACCGGCTGCTGGCTGGGCTTCTCGATCTATCCGGAGACGAAGATGTCGCCGCCGCGGATGGTGGAGCTGCTGAAGCGGTACGGCACCGAACGGATGCTGGTGAACTCGGCGGCCGACTGGGGCCGGTCGGATCCGCTGCTGACCCGGGCCACCGGGGAGGCGATGCTGCTGGCCGGGTTCGACGCCGACGACGTGGACCGGGTGCTGTGGCGCAACCCGGTGGAGTTCTACGGCCAGTCCGGCCGGCTCGACCTGACCGACCTGGAGACGAGCGACCCCACCTTCGCCGGCAACTCGATCGCCCGTGGGGGGCAGTGA
- a CDS encoding EboA domain-containing protein: protein MTPDRLRAALRGVPDPQWLDAALRRVATEPTAIGRFFAAAARRCGRLPLPDPPGWTADEAARALLLTALPHGHAAAAETLYRQGDAAEKRAVLRALPLLPIGAECVPLLHDATRTNDTRLVAAALGPYARHLEQATWRQAVLKCVFTGVPLAVVDGLPERADGELARMLAAFAAERHAAGRDMPADATDLLRRLTIPTTEA from the coding sequence ATGACACCCGACCGACTGCGCGCCGCGCTTCGGGGCGTACCCGATCCGCAGTGGCTGGACGCGGCGCTGCGCCGCGTCGCGACCGAACCCACGGCGATCGGGCGGTTCTTCGCCGCCGCCGCCCGGCGGTGCGGTCGCCTGCCGCTGCCCGACCCGCCCGGCTGGACGGCGGACGAGGCGGCCCGGGCGCTGCTGCTGACCGCGCTGCCGCACGGCCACGCCGCCGCCGCGGAGACGCTGTACCGGCAGGGCGACGCCGCCGAGAAACGCGCCGTGCTGCGTGCGCTGCCGCTGCTGCCGATCGGCGCGGAGTGCGTGCCGCTGCTGCACGACGCGACCCGCACCAACGACACCCGGCTGGTGGCCGCGGCGCTCGGCCCGTACGCCCGGCACCTGGAGCAGGCGACCTGGCGGCAGGCGGTGCTCAAGTGCGTGTTCACCGGCGTGCCGCTGGCGGTTGTCGACGGCCTGCCGGAGCGGGCCGACGGCGAGCTGGCCCGGATGCTCGCCGCGTTCGCCGCCGAACGGCACGCCGCCGGCCGCGACATGCCCGCCGACGCGACCGACCTGCTGCGCCGGCTGACCATCCCCACGACGGAGGCGTGA
- a CDS encoding sugar phosphate isomerase/epimerase family protein has protein sequence MTAAPATRPTAGPLSGPGALRFGYGTNGFANHRLGDALAVLADLGYVGVALTLDHDHLDPFAPGLARRVAAVRRRLDALGLAVVVETGARYLLDPRHKHAPTLLHDDPARRVEFLRRAVRIGADLGAEAVSFWAGVRPPGVPPGVAADRLVAGCATVCAAAAEAGVPLGFEPEPGMFVEDIAGWWRLREALGAPPGFGITLDIGHCRCLEPMPVPQCVSAVAAHLVNVQIDDMRRGVHEHLEFGTGEIDFPPVLRALADAGYRGLVAVELPRHSHAAPAVAARSLDFLRAAASRGEGR, from the coding sequence ATGACCGCCGCGCCGGCCACCCGGCCCACCGCCGGCCCGCTGTCCGGGCCGGGCGCGCTGCGCTTCGGGTACGGCACCAACGGCTTCGCCAACCACCGGCTCGGGGACGCGCTCGCGGTCCTCGCCGACCTCGGCTACGTGGGCGTCGCGCTCACCCTCGACCACGACCACCTGGACCCGTTCGCCCCCGGCCTGGCCCGCCGGGTCGCCGCCGTTCGTCGACGGCTGGACGCGCTGGGGCTGGCCGTGGTGGTCGAGACCGGCGCCCGGTACCTGCTCGACCCGCGGCACAAGCACGCGCCGACGCTGCTGCACGACGACCCGGCCCGGCGGGTGGAGTTCCTGCGCCGGGCCGTCCGGATCGGCGCCGACCTGGGCGCGGAGGCGGTCTCCTTCTGGGCCGGGGTACGCCCACCCGGCGTACCACCCGGCGTCGCCGCCGACCGCCTGGTGGCGGGCTGCGCGACGGTGTGCGCCGCGGCGGCGGAGGCGGGTGTGCCGCTGGGCTTCGAACCGGAGCCGGGCATGTTCGTGGAGGACATCGCCGGGTGGTGGCGGCTGCGCGAGGCGCTGGGCGCGCCGCCCGGCTTCGGCATCACGCTCGACATCGGGCACTGTCGCTGCCTGGAGCCGATGCCGGTGCCGCAGTGCGTGTCGGCGGTCGCCGCGCATCTGGTCAACGTGCAGATCGACGACATGCGCCGGGGCGTGCACGAGCACCTGGAGTTCGGCACCGGCGAGATCGACTTCCCGCCGGTGCTGCGCGCCCTGGCCGACGCCGGCTACCGCGGGCTGGTGGCCGTGGAACTGCCCCGCCACTCGCACGCCGCACCGGCCGTCGCCGCCCGCTCACTGGACTTCCTGCGCGCCGCCGCCTCGCGCGGCGAGGGGCGGTGA
- a CDS encoding SCO3242 family prenyltransferase, whose protein sequence is MTRLADLAELVRAPAALSVPGDVLSGAAAAGALGPRTPALAGASVLLYWAGMAANDWADRRLDAVERPERPIPSGRVRPSVALGVASGLTAAGLAVATAAGGRRAAAVALPLAATIWGYDLRAKNTAAGPAVMAACRGLDVLLGASGGRVVRALPAALTVAAHTWTVTALSRREVTGADRRLPGLTLAGTALIALTTSARPTVLSGAPSSTGCVKRGPFLRLGELVPAVLAAGYAVRYGRAQARVLADPSPARVRAAVGAGITGLPALQGALTARAGARLLGLAVAGAAPLGRRLARLISPT, encoded by the coding sequence GTGACCCGCCTGGCCGACCTGGCCGAGCTGGTCCGGGCGCCCGCCGCGCTCTCCGTACCCGGGGACGTGCTCTCCGGCGCGGCGGCCGCCGGTGCGCTCGGTCCGCGTACACCGGCCCTGGCCGGCGCGTCGGTGCTGCTGTACTGGGCCGGGATGGCCGCCAACGACTGGGCTGACCGGCGGCTGGACGCGGTCGAGCGGCCGGAGCGGCCGATCCCGTCCGGCCGGGTGCGCCCGTCGGTCGCGCTCGGCGTCGCGTCCGGCCTGACCGCCGCCGGGCTCGCGGTCGCCACCGCCGCCGGGGGCCGCCGGGCGGCGGCAGTCGCGCTGCCGCTCGCGGCCACGATCTGGGGGTACGACCTGCGCGCGAAGAACACCGCCGCCGGGCCGGCGGTGATGGCCGCGTGCCGAGGGCTGGACGTGCTGCTCGGCGCGTCCGGCGGGCGGGTGGTCCGGGCGCTCCCGGCCGCGCTCACAGTCGCCGCGCACACCTGGACCGTGACCGCGCTGTCCCGCCGCGAGGTGACCGGCGCGGACCGGCGGTTGCCCGGCCTCACGCTCGCCGGCACCGCGCTGATCGCGCTCACCACTTCGGCCCGGCCGACCGTGTTAAGCGGGGCCCCCTCCTCTACCGGATGCGTTAAGAGGGGGCCCTTCCTTCGGCTCGGGGAGCTGGTTCCGGCGGTGCTCGCCGCCGGGTACGCCGTCCGCTACGGCCGGGCGCAGGCCCGCGTGCTCGCCGACCCGTCACCGGCCCGGGTGCGAGCCGCGGTCGGCGCCGGGATCACCGGGCTGCCCGCGTTGCAGGGCGCGCTCACCGCCCGCGCCGGGGCCCGGCTGCTCGGCCTCGCCGTGGCCGGCGCCGCGCCGCTCGGCCGCCGCCTGGCCCGACTGATCTCACCGACATGA
- a CDS encoding inositol-3-phosphate synthase, whose product MRTGVWLVGARGSVATTSVVGGLALRAGLTAPTGCVTELPDLRGPALPGFADLVFGGHDVVTTPLTKRAEALAAAGVLPARLADAVAPDLAAVEASLRPAPTEGGQGERIAAVVRDLTDFRSRNGLDRVVVVNVAATEPAPAPHPAHSDLAALRDALTGPADVLPPSSGYAYAAFTAGCPYVDFTPSTGARLPALAALAAERKLPYAGHDGKTGETLLKSVLAPMFAMRHLAVRSWSGTNLLGGGDGAMLADPAANAAKVGSKQRVLAETLGYLPQGHTRIEYVEELGDFKTAWDLVTFAGFLGTGMRMEFTWHGCDSALAAPLVLDLARLTAAAHAAGRHGPLTELAFFFKDPLGATGHALGEQWTVLREFAAALHARVTP is encoded by the coding sequence ATGCGTACGGGTGTCTGGCTGGTGGGTGCGCGCGGCTCGGTCGCCACCACGAGCGTGGTCGGGGGACTGGCCCTGCGGGCCGGGCTCACCGCGCCGACCGGCTGCGTGACCGAGCTGCCCGACCTGCGCGGGCCCGCCCTGCCGGGCTTCGCCGATCTCGTCTTCGGCGGCCACGACGTGGTCACCACCCCGCTCACCAAACGCGCCGAGGCGCTCGCCGCCGCAGGCGTGCTGCCCGCCCGGCTGGCCGACGCCGTGGCGCCCGACCTGGCCGCCGTCGAGGCGTCGCTGCGGCCCGCGCCCACCGAGGGCGGCCAGGGCGAGCGGATCGCCGCGGTGGTGCGCGACCTGACCGACTTCCGCAGCCGGAACGGGCTGGACCGGGTGGTGGTGGTCAACGTCGCCGCCACCGAACCGGCGCCCGCCCCGCACCCGGCCCACAGCGACCTGGCCGCGCTGCGCGACGCGCTGACCGGCCCGGCCGACGTGCTGCCGCCCAGCTCCGGATACGCGTACGCGGCGTTCACCGCGGGCTGCCCGTACGTGGACTTCACCCCGTCCACGGGCGCCCGCCTGCCGGCCCTGGCCGCGCTCGCCGCCGAACGAAAGCTGCCGTACGCCGGGCACGACGGCAAGACCGGCGAGACGCTGCTCAAGTCGGTGCTCGCGCCGATGTTCGCGATGCGGCACCTGGCCGTGCGCTCCTGGTCCGGCACGAACCTGCTCGGCGGCGGCGACGGCGCCATGCTCGCCGACCCGGCCGCCAACGCCGCGAAGGTGGGCAGCAAACAGCGGGTGCTCGCCGAGACGCTCGGCTACCTGCCGCAGGGCCACACCCGGATCGAGTACGTCGAGGAACTCGGCGACTTCAAGACCGCGTGGGACCTGGTCACGTTCGCCGGTTTCCTGGGCACCGGAATGCGGATGGAGTTCACCTGGCACGGCTGCGACTCGGCGCTCGCCGCGCCGCTCGTGCTGGACCTGGCCCGGCTCACCGCCGCCGCGCACGCCGCCGGCCGCCACGGCCCGCTGACCGAGCTGGCGTTCTTCTTCAAGGACCCGCTCGGCGCGACCGGCCACGCGCTCGGTGAACAGTGGACGGTGCTGCGGGAGTTCGCCGCCGCCCTGCACGCCCGGGTGACGCCGTGA
- a CDS encoding Gfo/Idh/MocA family protein, which translates to MVGYAFMGAAHSQAWRTVNRVFDLPARVRMALVCGRDEPKVAEAADRLGWDGYTTDWRRLVESDEIDVVDICTPGDSHREIALAALAAGKHVLCEKPLANSVAEAREMTEAAARARESGVRAMCGFNYRRVPAVALMRQLVADGRIGEIRHVRATYLQDWIVDPQFPLVWRLQKDRAGSGALGDIGAHIIDLTQYVTGQLVTGVSALTETFVRQRPLVAGSSGLAAQADGNGSATGQVTVDDAAVFVARLDGGALATYEATRFATGRKNALRVEINGSRGSVVFDLERLNELEFLDATRPAAEQGFSRILVTEPDHPYLGAWWPPGHIIGYEHSFTHQARDFVEAVATGADPAPSFADALQVQLVLDAVTRSAERAAWTEVEPALAEASA; encoded by the coding sequence ATGGTCGGCTACGCGTTCATGGGCGCCGCGCACTCCCAGGCGTGGCGCACCGTGAACCGGGTGTTCGACCTGCCGGCGCGGGTGCGGATGGCGCTCGTCTGCGGCCGCGACGAGCCGAAGGTGGCCGAGGCCGCCGACCGGCTCGGCTGGGACGGCTACACCACCGACTGGCGGCGGCTCGTCGAGTCCGACGAGATCGACGTGGTCGACATCTGCACGCCGGGGGACAGCCACCGCGAGATCGCACTCGCCGCGCTCGCCGCGGGCAAGCACGTGCTGTGCGAGAAGCCGCTGGCGAACAGCGTCGCCGAGGCCCGCGAGATGACCGAGGCCGCGGCCCGGGCACGCGAGTCCGGGGTACGCGCGATGTGCGGCTTCAACTACCGGCGGGTGCCCGCTGTCGCCCTGATGCGGCAGCTGGTGGCCGACGGGCGGATCGGCGAGATCCGGCACGTCCGGGCGACCTACCTCCAGGACTGGATCGTCGACCCGCAGTTCCCGCTGGTGTGGCGGTTGCAGAAGGACAGGGCGGGCTCCGGCGCGCTCGGTGACATCGGCGCGCACATCATCGACCTGACCCAGTACGTCACCGGCCAGCTCGTCACCGGGGTCAGCGCGCTCACCGAGACGTTCGTGCGTCAGCGGCCGCTCGTCGCCGGGTCGAGCGGCCTGGCCGCGCAGGCCGACGGCAACGGCAGCGCGACGGGCCAGGTGACAGTTGACGACGCGGCGGTGTTCGTGGCCAGGCTCGACGGGGGAGCGCTGGCCACGTACGAGGCGACCCGGTTCGCCACCGGCCGCAAGAACGCCCTGCGGGTCGAGATCAACGGCTCGCGCGGCAGCGTCGTGTTCGACCTGGAACGCCTCAACGAGCTGGAGTTCCTGGACGCCACCCGGCCGGCCGCCGAGCAGGGCTTCAGCCGGATCCTGGTGACCGAGCCGGACCACCCGTACCTGGGTGCGTGGTGGCCGCCCGGCCACATCATCGGCTACGAGCACTCCTTCACCCACCAGGCGCGCGACTTCGTCGAGGCGGTCGCCACCGGCGCCGACCCGGCCCCGTCGTTCGCCGACGCGTTGCAGGTCCAGCTCGTGCTCGACGCGGTGACCCGCTCGGCCGAGCGGGCCGCCTGGACGGAGGTGGAGCCCGCTCTGGCCGAAGCTTCCGCCTGA